In Symphalangus syndactylus isolate Jambi chromosome 14, NHGRI_mSymSyn1-v2.1_pri, whole genome shotgun sequence, one DNA window encodes the following:
- the POLR3K gene encoding DNA-directed RNA polymerase III subunit RPC10 translates to MLLFCPGCGNGLIVEEGQRCHRFACNTCPYVHNITRKVTNRKYPKLKEVDDVLGGAAAWENVDSTAEPCPKCEHPRAYFMQLQTRSADEPMTTFYKCCNAQCGHRWRD, encoded by the exons atgctGCTGTTCTGCCCCGGCTGCGGGAACGGGCTGATCGTGGAGGAGGGACAACGCTGCCACCGCTTCGCCTGCAACACGTGCCCCTACGTGCACAACATCACCCGCAAG GTAACAAATCGGAAGTACCCAAAACTGAAAGAAGTGGATGATGTGCTTGGTGGAGCAGCTGCCTGGGAGAATGTTGACTCTACTGCAG AGCCGTGTCCCAAATGCGAACATCCTCGTGCTTACTTCATGCAGCTTCAGACTCGCTCTGCAGATGAGCCGATGACCACCTTCTACAAGTGCTGCAATGCTCAGTGTGGACACCGCTGGAGGGATTAG